The proteins below are encoded in one region of Bacteroidota bacterium:
- a CDS encoding GlsB/YeaQ/YmgE family stress response membrane protein: MGILSWIIIGIIAGLVTRHLFSGIQILGLALPIIMGITGAIIGGLIGWILEFGTILKFNIISFLFAVAGTILVFVLFQYLRK; this comes from the coding sequence ATGGGAATTTTATCTTGGATTATAATAGGAATTATAGCAGGTCTGGTGACAAGGCATCTTTTCTCAGGAATACAAATATTAGGACTAGCACTGCCCATCATAATGGGAATTACAGGAGCCATTATTGGCGGATTGATAGGATGGATCCTTGAATTTGGAACAATACTCAAATTTAACATCATCAGCTTTTTATTTGCTGTTGCAGGGACAATACTTGTATTTGTTTTATTCCAGTACCTCAGAAAATAG
- a CDS encoding rhamnogalacturonan acetylesterase — protein sequence MSTTKKLSCLSVAIFSIICGFVMQTKKPVVYMIGDSTMANKEEKAKPETGWGQVFNRFFTDAIIIDNRAVNGRSSKSFIGEGRWSNILSTLKKGDYVIIQFGHNDAKKDTAKYTDPKTTFRATLAKYINETRAKGAYPILCTSIVRRHFDAKGQLKDTHGDYVKVPRQLAAEMHVPLIDMEAKTRKLVTGLGPEKSKKIFLFTQPGEYPNRPNGVQDSTHLNEKGAMMVAALAVEGIKELKLPLAKYLKKD from the coding sequence ATGTCAACAACAAAAAAATTATCCTGTTTATCAGTTGCAATATTTTCAATAATTTGCGGATTTGTCATGCAGACTAAAAAACCTGTAGTATACATGATTGGAGATTCAACCATGGCTAACAAGGAAGAAAAAGCAAAACCCGAAACCGGATGGGGACAGGTATTTAACCGTTTTTTTACAGATGCGATTATCATTGACAACAGGGCCGTAAATGGACGAAGTTCAAAAAGTTTTATTGGTGAAGGCCGCTGGAGCAATATTCTGTCAACTCTAAAAAAAGGTGACTATGTCATCATTCAATTCGGGCATAATGATGCTAAAAAGGATACGGCCAAATATACCGATCCCAAAACGACCTTCCGCGCAACTTTGGCCAAATATATAAATGAAACCCGCGCGAAAGGGGCTTATCCCATTCTTTGTACCTCTATTGTCCGGCGTCACTTCGATGCCAAAGGCCAGCTTAAAGACACTCATGGAGATTATGTAAAGGTACCCCGCCAACTTGCTGCAGAAATGCACGTTCCCCTTATCGATATGGAAGCTAAAACGCGCAAGCTGGTAACAGGACTTGGTCCTGAAAAGTCTAAAAAAATATTTCTTTTCACCCAACCCGGTGAATATCCGAATCGTCCCAATGGTGTTCAGGACAGTACGCACCTGAATGAAAAAGGAGCCATGATGGTTGCAGCACTTGCTGTTGAAGGAATTAAGGAGTTAAAACTCCCCTTGGCCAAATATTTAAAAAAGGACTAA
- a CDS encoding RNA-binding S4 domain-containing protein: MNEFNLKGQEYIELNKLLKLLGWVKTGGEANIRIENGEISVNGNVESRKRNKLRVGDKVSFQDNSVVIR, encoded by the coding sequence ATGAACGAATTTAATCTTAAAGGGCAGGAGTATATAGAGCTGAACAAGCTTTTAAAATTATTGGGATGGGTTAAAACAGGCGGCGAAGCCAACATCCGTATAGAAAATGGGGAAATTTCGGTCAATGGAAATGTGGAAAGTAGAAAGCGGAATAAACTTAGAGTTGGCGATAAAGTTTCTTTTCAGGATAATTCTGTGGTAATTCGCTGA